The DNA window AATGGATTAACGTTGGCTTTTTTCCGATCAATTCGTCTCTTGATACTTCCCCATTTAACATGGCTGTTGCTCCGGTCAGCTCCGGCATTGGTTCACGCAGTTTCACGCTCATCCCTCCATTGGAAAAGAAAGGCCTAACGCCCCCGTTAGACCTTTCTCCATGATTCATGCACATCGCCTTACACCGTCAACGTCGCTTGCCCCGGCTTCCAGTTGGCCGGGCAGAGGCCGCCGGTTTGCAGCGCTTGCAGCACGCGCAACACTTCATCAACATCGCGGCCGATGTTGTTATGATGAACGACGGCATATTTCAGCTCGCCTTCCGGATCGATGATGAATAATCCGCGCAGCGCGACGCCCTCTTCTTCAATGAGCACGCCGTAATCGCGCGAAACTTGCTGCGTCCGATCGGCGGCGAGCGGGTACTTAATTTGGCCGATGCCGTTTTGGTCGCGCGGCACATCCATCCACGCCTTATGCGAGTAAACCGAGTCGGTCGACGCGCCGATCACGACCGCGTCTAAGTCTTCGAACTCATCATAACGGTCGGAGATGGCCGTAATTTCCGTCGGGCAAACGAACGTAAAATCGAGCGGATAGAAGAACAGCACGGTCCACTTGCCGTTTTTCATGTTTTCTTCAAGGCTGACGCGGCCGAATTCTCCGTTCGGCAGGACAGCCTCCATTTCAAAACGCGGAGCTTGTTTTCCGACTAGGCGCTCTGCCATATGTAATCCCTCCACTGCCAAAAAATAGCGATGCCTACCGTTCGCTGACATCATTCATTGCAACACTCCGAACCATTTAGCCCCATGTGACCGTTAAAAAGAGGCGGAATGATTTCCCATCTTCTTTTCATTGGTTCTGTTTTAAGGAGAAACGGCCGCTATGTCTTGATTTCGCCCAACCTTGATTGGTTTGCTCAGGCGAACGGCCCCACAAAAAACGGGCTGCTGGCGCACACAGCCCGATAATCGTTACCGAAGCTTTTGTTCAATTTTTTGGCAAATTTCTTCCGCGGTAAGTCCGCTCGCTTCAATGACCGGACCGGACGTGACCATGTTTTGAATGCCGGTGACGTTTGTATCTAAGCCGGTAATGACGCAACAATCGCAGCCTTTAGCATCTTGTTCGCTGCGCAGCGGAACAACGTCATACCCTCTTTCCTTCAACGCCTCCTGCACGTCGGTCAGCGATTGCTCGACACCGATTTTCGCCATCACACTCCACCTCCTCACACATAATGTGTCTTAATAGAGGCGGAACTATACTTCATTCCATATTCCCTTTCCACGAAAAATAGTCGATTAAAAAGGCGATGGCCCGGTCGATCGCCGCTTCATTTGGGGCCAGCTTCGCATGGTGCAGCCCGTATGGCGAATCGACGCCAAGCCAAAACATAAAACCGGGGATTTCTGCCAACATA is part of the Geobacillus sp. 46C-IIa genome and encodes:
- a CDS encoding peroxiredoxin, which codes for MAERLVGKQAPRFEMEAVLPNGEFGRVSLEENMKNGKWTVLFFYPLDFTFVCPTEITAISDRYDEFEDLDAVVIGASTDSVYSHKAWMDVPRDQNGIGQIKYPLAADRTQQVSRDYGVLIEEEGVALRGLFIIDPEGELKYAVVHHNNIGRDVDEVLRVLQALQTGGLCPANWKPGQATLTV
- a CDS encoding YkuS family protein, translating into MAKIGVEQSLTDVQEALKERGYDVVPLRSEQDAKGCDCCVITGLDTNVTGIQNMVTSGPVIEASGLTAEEICQKIEQKLR